In one Deltaproteobacteria bacterium genomic region, the following are encoded:
- a CDS encoding glycine cleavage system protein H, translated as GAHFDQGVSCAEIESAKVVSPAIIPLSGTVVAVNEALNDAPELVNSDPYGDGWLARITADDASEETIPAAEYARLVSA; from the coding sequence GGCGCGCATTTCGACCAGGGCGTGTCCTGCGCCGAAATCGAGTCGGCCAAGGTGGTGTCCCCGGCCATCATTCCCCTGTCGGGGACCGTGGTGGCGGTGAACGAGGCCCTGAACGACGCGCCCGAACTGGTCAACTCCGATCCCTACGGAGACGGCTGGCTGGCGCGCATCACGGCCGACGACGCGTCCGAGGAGACCATCCCGGCGGCGGAGTACGCGCGGCTTGTGTCGGCC